The window CGCGATACCCGCCACGATGAGCAGGGTGATCAGAAGTGGTGTCACCGTTAATGCCTCATTGAAGAAGAATTACAGCTTTGAGTGTAGTGAGTTTGCCGGGGGGCGAATAGCGGCTTTAGCCGCGAAAGGGCCGGCACAGGATTGCTTCTCTCTATATCGGCACCCCATCCCGCATCTGCACCCCAACTCACCCGGAAGTCATTGATTTAAATAAATTTCTACAAAGGGGTTGACGCCTGTACGAACCATCCATAGAATGCGCGCCACTTGCAGCGTAAAGCACACAGCGAAACGCGGCAGGGAGTGAAAGCAGGCAGTAATGCCAGCAGCGTGTCCCCTTCGTCTAGTGGCCTAGGACACCGCCCTTTCACGGCGGTAACAGGGGTTCGAGTCCCCTAGGGGACGCCAAATTGCGGGAATAGCTCAGTTGGTAGAGCACGACCTTGCCAAGGTCGGGGTCGCGAGTTCGAGTCTCGTTTCCCGCTCCAGTTTCTCCGGCAGCGCTTCGGCGAGGCAGGAAAAGAAAATCCAGGCTGAATCGTGAGGTTCAAACCTGGTGCACTGAAAAGTGTCGTGTGTCCCCTTCGTCTAGTGGCCTAGGACACCGCCCTTTCACGGCGGTAACAGGGGTTCGAGTCCCCTAGGGGACGCCATTTGCGGGAATAGCTCAGTTGGTAGAGCACGACCTTGCCAAGGTCGGGGTCGCGAGTTCGAGTCTCGTTTCCCGCTCCAGTTTAAATACTGTGGCGTCTATGCGGTGCAGTGGTGGTGAATGTCTTAAAGGCGCTTCACGCCGATAGCGGTAAGGTTTCACAATGCGGGAATAGCTCAGTTGGTAGAGCACGACCTTGCCAAGGTCGGGGTCGCGAGTTCGAGTCTCGTTTCCCGCTCCAAATCGAAGAACGAAGAAAGGGACGCAAGTCCCTTTCTTCGTTTTTGTCGTTTGTTTTTCTTCGCCATCCAGACCGCAGGGTATTAGCCCTGCGGTCTTTTTTTTGCCTGTCATTTGTAGCTTACGGTAAAGCTCAGTGCTCCCTCGGCCGAACCTGGCTTCACTATCGGCGAGCTCTGGTAGTAGCGGGCGTAAAAGTCCAGGCGGGTGATGCCGATTTCCACGGGCTTCATGCGCACTTCCGCTTGCAGGGGCATGGGGTTGCTTGTGTCGCCGCGCAGCAACTGGATTTCGACCCCGTCGGCGTCCGAGGCGCTGGTCAGGCTGAAGCGCCCTTGCGCGGGTACGGTGGGTTTCGAACCATCGATACCATCCAGCTCTATGTACACATTGGCGGTACCGGGGAGGGGCGCGCTGGCATCTTTGCAGTCAACGAGGTTGATGTGGAAGGGGACGGGTTTCGTCGTTGTGCCAACCCCTTTGAAATCATCGGCCTTGTAGTCGCCCAAGTGTACGGGGTCGGCACTGACTGCATCGGCTTTCAGCGAGCATTGTGCCTGGTTGACTTCCGCTCTCAGGCGATACTCCAGGACCTTGCCCAGGTGATGGATGGACCCATGGAACAGTTCACCGTCGATGCGTTGTGTCCCTGAGGCGATCGGGCCTGTCTTGATGAGCCATGCCTGGCCGTACAGCCTGGAAATTCTCAGGTTGAATGGCCCGGCGCTGGCCATGGTGCCGGTATAAGGGATGGTCGGCCTGCCATGGTCCGGGCGAAAGGTGTTGGGGGCGCTGCCATCGAAAGGGTCGAACAATTCCAAGTACACGCCCACCCCCGCCACATTGGTCTGCATGACATAGCCGTCGACGTTCCTGCCATCTATAGGTGGCAGGCTGCCAGAAAATACCGGAGCGGTGTTGGGCAAGCGGGCGGTAGGTATGTCGAGGTCGTTCCAGAAGCAATTGATGACTGCGCCCTCATTGTTTGTCGTGTCCATTGCGCCGCGGGCGATGACGGTACCGACAGGCGCATCGCGTGGTACCCAGAATGTGCCCATGTCGCGCTCGTAGGTCATGTAGCTGCCGCCCGCATCAAACGCGCAGCCTGCCTGTGCGGCGGTCGTCCATAACCCAAGGGCCAGGCTGCAACCGGCGAGCCACAGGTTGCGGTCCAGGGTGAGTCTGAGCAGTTTCATAAAAGAGTTTCCTGGGGTTTTTCGTCAGGCAGGGCTGCGCTTGCGCCCGCCTGGGGAAGTGGGCAATTCAAGGTTTTCAGGCGGTAACCGCCGTCCTGTTCGAGGGCTTGCGGGTCGATGCTCAGTTGGCAGACGTCGTCACCGGCACCGCCCCAGATCACCTGTATCTGCTGGTGACCGGCCCTGCGCGCCGACACCAGGGCCTGGCCTGCCTGGCCGACGACCCCTAGCGTCACGCCATCGGCATCGACTACCTGGGCACCGAATGGCACGGGGGCGCCATTGGCCTGTAGCAGCGTAAGCACCAGGCGGGATACATGCTCGGCATTGAACGATGCCTTCATCACCGCACCGCGCCGTGGCACGACTTGTTGGCTGGCATTGCCAATCACCACCTCTGGTGAAAGGTCGTCGGTCTGCAGCACCAGATTATTGAGCCGGTAGGGGCGCAGGTACGGGATCAATGCATAGCCTTCGGCATTGGTACGCGCCGCCGGGGTGTTCTGTACACCAACGCCTGGCACGCCGGGTACATGAACCAGCGCCATGGTTTCCCCCAGATGGCTACCGAAGGCCACACCCTCGTCATGCAGCAGCACGGCACCACTGGCATTCAACGACAGGCTGCGATAATCGCTGGCTTCGGTATAGCCCATGCCAATACTGGCCTGGCTGCCCTGATAGGCCATGGACAGCGCGGCGCTCTTGCGCCCTTGGTTATCATTGGTCAGTGCGGTGTTGTAGCTGAGCCGGCTGTCCAGCAAGCCGCCGTTCAGGCTGGCCCGTTCACTGTAGTGGCCATTCTCATGGCGCAGGTCGAAGCTGGCCTGTTGCTGGCGGCGAAAGTCCAGCGGCAGGTTCAGGCTCAGGCCGAAAGAGCGGCTAGCGTGGTTGCTGGTGTCCAGGGCTTGGGTGGCGAACAGGTTGACCCCCACCTTGCCCAGTTGCGTGTTGTACTGCAACTGGTACTGGCGGCGCTGGTAATTGGTTTGCCAGTAGGTGTCCTGGGAGAAGGTCAGACTCAGCGAACTGCGGTCACCTACGTTCTGGTAGACCGAAGCTTCCAGTCGGCTACGGCGGTTGCCAAGGTACCCCAACGCCAGGCTCAATGCGGTGGGCGCTTCAATGAATGATGTTGCTGTCGGTACTGGTGCGCACCTGAACATGCAAGCCAGCACGATCGAGGCCCAACGGGCGGATGGTGTCGATCTGGTGGCGGGCGCCTCTGCCAGCATCGCCGGCAACTCTCGGGTGGTCAGTGACCGCTTTGGCTTACGCTTGCAGCATGATGGCAGCACAGGTGCTTCGGCCTTGGTCTCCGACAGCCATGTCGAGGGTGGCAGGGCCGGGGCTCTGGTGTCCGCCGCATCACGTCTGGTGCTGCAGGGCAGCACGCTGGTTGGCAACGGCACGGCACCGGCAGCCCAGTTGTTTGGCAACGCCGAGCTTTCGGCACAGGGCAGCTCGGTGGTTGGCGCCACTGACGGCTTGCTGGTACTTGCCGACCCCACGTTCTCGGGGGCCGCCAGGATCAACTTGGTTGGCTCGCGGGTCGAGGGCCAGGATGGTTCGGCGATTGTCGTGGGGCACTCCCTGATCGGCCCGACCAAGGCGGACATCGTCGTTGCCAGTGGTTCGAGCCTGGTGGCGAGCAACGGTAACCTGCTTGAAGTGGTGGGAGGGTCCGAGGCCACCATGACTGTGGACAATAGCCACCTGGTAGGGGATGTACGGGTCGAGGCAGGTTCCAGTGCGGCCCTGATCCTGGACAATCAGGCCAGCCTGACCGGGCACCTGGAGAACGTGGCCGGTTTGACTTTGAACAACCAGGCGCGCTGGAACATGGTACAGAGCAGTCAGGTTGGCAGCCTGGCCATGAATGGTGGCGTGGTCCGTTTCGGTGAGCCAGGGCAGTACCAGCGCTTGACGCTGGGTACGCTGGCCGGTAGCGGTACCTTCATCATGGATGCTGACTTCACAACCGGTGCGACAGACTTCCTTGAAGTAGGCAACGCTACCGGTAGCCATAGCCTGCTGGTGGGTAGCAGTGGTGCGGACCCCGTGAGTGAGAACGCCCTTCACCTGGTGCATGCGGCAGCAGGTGATGCCAGCTTCTCTCTGGTTAATGGCCCGGTGGATCTCGGTGCATTTTCCTACGAGTTGGTACAGCGTGGTAACGATTGGTTCCTTGATGGTACGCGTAAAGTGATCAGCCCTGGCACTGCATCGGTGCTGGCGCTGTTCAATACCGCGCCCACCGTTTGGTACGGTGAATTGACCACCTTGCGCAGCCGTATGGGCGAATTACGCCTGGATGAGCGCAAGGCAGGGGGATGGGCGAGGGCTTATGGCAACAAGTACCAGGTTTCGGACAATGCGGGCAGCCCCTACAGCCAGGTGCAGCGTGGGTTCTCGATCGGGGTTGATGCGCCACTTCCATTCGGTGACGGCCAGTGGCTGGCCGGTGTAATGGCGGGCCACAGCTCATCTGACCTGGACCTGATTCGCGGCAGCTCCGCTGAGGTCAAGAGCTATTATCTGGGGCTTTACGCCACCTGGCTCGATGCACAAAGTGGCTACTACTTCGATGGTGTGATGAAGGCCAACCGTTTCGATAACAGTGCCAAGGTTGCTCTCAGTGATGGCCAGCGCAGCAAAGGTGACTATGACAACCTGGGCCTGGGCATGTCCGCAGAGTTCGGGCGCAACATCGACCTGGGACAGGGTTACTTTGTCGAGCCCTACACCCAATGGGCCATGGTCACGATCCAGGGTAAGGATTATCACCTGGACAATGGCCTGAAGGCTCAGGGTGACGATACCCGTTCGCTGCTTGGAAAGGCCGGGGCAACAGTGGGGCGTACCGTGCAGCTTGGCAAAGGGCGGCAGGTGCAGCCCTACGTACGTCTTGCCTACGCCCACGAATTCGTCGGCAGCAATGAGGTCAAGGTCAACGACAATCGGTTCGATAACGATCTGTCGGGCTCGCGCGCCGAATTCGGCATGGGTGTCGCCATCAGTTTGAACGAGCGCATGCAACTGCATGCCGATTTCGATTACGCCAACGGAGAAAAGATCGAGCAGCCGTGGGGGGCTAATGTCGGGTTCCGGTACAGCTGGTGATCACTAAGGAAGGAAGGCCTCGGCCTTCCTTTTTTGTGGGTCGGATTCAAAGAGGAGGTGATATGTACATCAAACCCGCGGGCTTTCTGTTCTGGCTGCAAAAGAAGTTAGCGAGCCTGTTTCGCAAGCGCCTGCTCGACCCTCCTTCTGCGCCGGCGGCGCTCGCGAACATCCCTGAGGGTGAGCTGAATTTGTTGCCGGTTGCGGCCCTTGGCCGGCCGTTGAGGATCGACGTGCCCATCTGGCAAGAGTCCAACCCGATGCCTGGTCTTCCAGAGGTATTGACGCTGTACTGGAACGGAGTGGCGGTTGGTGAGCCAAAGCGTTGGGAGGATAAGATTCCCGAGGACGATCTTTTCGTGGAAGCCCCTGTAGCAGTGCTGCTGCACGGCACCCAGGAAGTCACTTATGAAGTGTATGGGTTCAATGGTGTTGTCACACACTCCAGTCCGCTGACCCTTACGATTGACACCGTCCCCCCGGTACTCGGCGGCGATGAGGGGCTTTTGCTGTTTGATGAGGAAGTCGGGCGCGAGGGGGTGACGGCGCGCTATCTGGAAAAACATGAAGATCGCTTACTCGCTGAGGTACCTGTTTACCAGAAGGTTGCGGTAGGCGATGTAATTATCTACTACTGGGACGATCGCCCCTTTGCCAATGACAAGCTTGGCGAATATACGATTAACAGGCAGGACACTTCTCAGCCGATTTTCCTGCCGATCGAAGGCGACGATATAAGATCGCGAGGCGATGGTGAGCGCTATGTCCACTATCAGATACGTGACCGCGCGGGCAATCTCAGCGCCCGGTCCAGGCCTGTGCCGTTGCAGATAGCTGCCGCTCCAATTCCCCGGACCTTGCCTTGGCTTGAAATACCCCAGGCAACAGGCTCTGGAGAAGCGTTGTCGTTGCAGTTGAATGACTACCGGCCTCCGATGGTGGTCATCGTTCCCGAAGAGGCCGTGATTTATCCGGAGGAGCGGGTGACCGTCATTTGGGGAGAGCCAGGTGATGCGGGTTATTTCACAACATCCGAAGTGTTGCCGGGTACAGATAAACGGTTCTTGATCCCTGAGAAGAATTTGCTGGCTTACAGTAACCAGATACTCAAGGTTTCATACAAGGTTGATGACGGCATCGATGAGTTTCCCTCCACCCCGCGCAATCTCAAAGTCACGGCTCTCACAGAAAAACTGCCTCTTATCGAACTGATAGGTGTCATCGGCGATGGCTTCAGTCTAGCAAGTGCACCGGCCAAGGTGCCCGTACAGCTGGCTCCGTGGCGATTGATTGCGGTTGGGCAGCGCATCAGTATCTGGGTGACGGGGGTGTTGCAGAGCGGTGCCGAGGCTGGACCGCATCATGTCCTGACCGCGCATGCCATAAACGAAATGCAGGTGCGTCAGGGCGTTGGGGCAAACCAGGACGTCACCGTGCCGAAGACGTTTCTCGCCACCCTCAAACGTGACGCCCAGTTCACCCTGCATGTGCAGGTGAGTTTCGATGACGGGGCGCATTGGGTCGACTTCCCGGAATATCACCCTGTGCTGAGAGCCTGATCAGGCTCATGAGCGCCTTGCCGGGCTGGACATTGCTGGCGTTATGGCGCCGTAGTCATTGATGGTGGTGAAATCGACCTTCAGGTTGCCCTGGGCTGACAGTGTTTTCAGCGGATAGGTTTGCCTACCCAGCGGGATGGCCATTTTCCTGGCATCGATTTTTTCGCTGCCCTTGGGGCTGATGAGGGTCAGCTGGTTGAAGGTGAAGTAGTAGGGAGAAGGGTTGTCCACCACCAGGTGCGGCTTGCCGTCTATGGATTGCACGGACCAAGTGAGGTTTTTTAGATGATTCTGTGGGCGACCCTTTAGCTGGCTGGGGCGGAAGAAAACCTTGATGCGTGTGCGCAGGGCGATGTTCAGCACATTGTCAGGTTTATCGTTGGCTTGCGGGATTTCCTGCAGGTTGAAGAAGAACAGTGACTCGCGGTCTTTTGGCAAGTCATTCGGCAGGCGGTTGAGCTGCACGGTCTGCTCGCTGCCCGGGTCGATGCGGAATAGCGCTGGCGAGGCAATCAAGGGGACCGCAGTGGTGCTGTCATCGGCTTCAGTATTGATCCAGGCTTGTGCGGCATAAGCCCGGTTGCTTGGGTTGGCCACGACGATGCTGGTGCTTTGTCGGTCACTGGGTTGGATGATACGGGTGGAGCTGATGGTCAGGGCGGCATTGGCGCTGAAGGGGGCGAGCAGGAGCATGCAGATGGCCAGGGCATAGGCCGAGGTCAGGTTGAACTTGCTTGAAGTCGGATGGCGCATGGGGAGTCTCTACAGGGGTCGTTGCATGCGCCCCAGGCCCTGATCGAGCCTGGGGGCTTGTTGCTACTTGAGCGCGAACGTGTATTCGACCAGGACGTTTGCGTGGCCAGGCTCTACGGTGTTGGCGGTGGACTCGTAGTGTGCAAAGAAGTCCATCTCCGAGGGCAGGGTATCGTCGAGCGGATACGCGATGGATTCCTTATTGGGCTCCACGTAGTTTTGTGCTCTATCCAGGATGGCAAGCGCTATTCCTTTCGCGGCATCCGGGTCGATTCTGTCAAGGCCATATAGCTTTGTACCTGCTGTATCGTAAACGGGCTTGTACGTGACATAGCCATCTTGAGTGCCGACCACACAGCCGGCACCTGGCGTGACCTTCAAGGCGAAACGAACCAGCTTGGACTTGCTACCTGTAGCTGGGAAGTCCTCCGCTCGCAGGCTGCCCATTTCAAGCCTGGGGATGCTGGTTCCGGTTCCTGGGATGACCAGGTCGATAGGGCAGGTACCACCGGGTTTGATCGAGCCGGCGAAGGTGATCGTGCCTGTATCTGCAAATGCTGTGCTGCTTGCCAGGCCAAAGGCGATGGCGAGAAGGGTTTTTTTCATTTTCTGATCCTGGGGGCGAAAAAACGGGCCGAACAGACAAAAACTGTTCGGCGTGCAGGATAGAAAGGGGGGCGGGGTGAAGCTGTAGGCGAAGTCTACCTTTGGTGAGGTAATTGGAGACATTGCAAGGCGCGCTCGCAAGCGTGTGATGTGCTGTGCATATCAGTGCTGGGTATTGTCGCCATGAGCTTGGCTCATCAATCGCTTCTGCTGGTGCCAGTCGAACGCTTCGCCGCTCTGCTCGGCTTCGTAACGACGTTCTTCCAGCTGCTGGTACAGGTCCAGCTCTTCGTCGGGCATGTAGTGCAGGCAGTCACCCCCGAAGAACCACAGCAGGTCGCGTGGCACCAGGTGGGCGATTTGCGGGTAGCGCTGGATCACCTGGCAGATCAGGTCCTGGCCCAGGTACTGGCTTTCCAGCGGGTCCTGCGGTAGCAGGGTCAGCAATTCGTCGAAACGCTCGAGAAACAGGGTGTGGCTTTCCTCCGGTACCTGCTCGGCTTCACCCAGAGCCACCAGAATGGTACGCAGGTGGTTCAGCAGTTGCAGGTGGTATTCCAGGTGGGGGTTGGCCATGGGGGCGGTCCTCGGGGTAGTTGAAACGGGGGCGGAGTATACGCCGGTTGAGGGCGGGTTGGGGACGGTGGTGGCTGCTCCGCTCCATTGCGCCTTGTGATTACCCGATGCGGCATGGTCGGCGAGCACCGCGTGCGAACCATGGACCTGTCAATTCTGCCAGGTGCGCACGCACGGGTATTGATCTAGATTCAAGCCCACACAATGACACTGCACCGTTGCTGGCGGTGATAGGCGTTCAGGGCACTCAATCTTCCACGCGAGGTGCGTATCATGGAAAAGGGCAACACCCCGGCACAGAACGGTGCCATCATCTTCTGGCACGAGTCCAACGTCAGCCATGGCCTGACCTTGCCAGCAGAGGGCAGTGGCGAAAGGGCCAACAAGACGGTTGATGCGACCAACAGCGGTATTGCGATGAGCGACATCCCTTCTGCCTCGACCATTACGTTGAAGTATAGAAAGGCCCCAGACGATTGGGTTGTGCACTCATCCATCACATTCTTGACCACTCACAGGCCAGCGTCGCTCGACCGGACCCAATACAGCTATCTGCAGGGAACCTATTCCGTTGGCGACTTCGTCAGCGAAGGCCTGGGCCTGAAGGTGATTGCCAAAACGGGCTCAGCTCTCCTCCAGGCTGATATGAAAGCGAACCATCAAATAGATTGTGAAGTTCAGCTTTCCAAGTTCCCACCCAGTGCCTGAGCAGCCCTCAGGCACACGCGCTGTATTACGTGTTGCCAAGGTGTGGGACATTTCCCAAGAGACGGGGCCGCTTTGCGCCCCGTCGAAACACAAGACCGCTGTACTCCAAAATCGCGTCTGGCAATCAGCAGGTCAACGTACCTTGCCCTGCCCCAGTAGCAACTGCGTTTTGTCGAAGGCGTCCACATCGATGATCGCGCGGCGGGCTTGCTCGGCTTCACGCAATCGTTGCCCCTCGGTCGGCTGCAGTGCACCATGCTCGACTGCCGCATCGATCAGCGACTGCCCTGGTGCCGGCTGCACCTTGCCCTCCTTGATCGCCTGATGAAGTGCCTTGTACAGTGGCACGGTTTCATCCAGCAAGTCGCAAGCCCGTTGCAGCGCTGCCACCGGGTCGCCCTCGCCCTGCGGCCTGAAGCAACCAGCAAGCAGCTCTTCCAGCGCCGGGTCGCCCTTGCTGCGGCCGATCAGCGCCGCCACCTCTGCATCCAGTTCATCGCTCGGCCCGGTATGACGGCGGCCGAAGGGGAACACCAGTATCCGCAACGCGCAGCCGACAAAGCGGTTAGGGAAGTTGTCGAGCAGCCGGTCCAGGGCTGTTTCCGCCTGGCCCAGGCTTTCCTCCATCGCCCAGCGCAGCAAGGGCTGCATGTGTTCCGGTGAGCCCAGGTCGTGATAGCGCTTGAGCGCGGCGCTGGCCAGGTACAGGTAACTCAGCACATCCCCCAGCCTTGCGCTCAGCCGTTCGCGGCGTTTCAGTGCGCCGCCCAGCAGCATCATCGACAGGTCAGCCAGCATGGCGAAGGCCGCTGCCTGGCGGTTGAGTGCACGGAAGTAGCCTTGGCTCAGGGCATCGCCGGGCACGGATTCCAGTCGCCCCAGCCCCAGGCTGAGTATGAGTGTGCTGGCCGCATTGCCGGCGGCGAACATGATGTGTTTCATCAGCAGGTAATCGAATTCCCTCAATGCCTGATCGCGGTCCTCGCGCCCGGCCAAGGCCATTTCCTTGAGCACGAACGGGTGGCAACGGATGGCGCCCTGGCCGAAGATCATCAGGTTGCGCGAAAGAATGTTCGCCCCCTCGACGGTGATGAAGATCGGCGCCCCTTGCCAGTTACGGCCCAGGTAGTTGTTCGGGCCCATGATGATGGCCTTGCCGCCGTGTACATCCATGGCGTGCTGGATGCACTCGCGGCCACGCTCGGTGAGGTGGTACTTGAGGATCGCCGACAGCACCGAAGGCTTCTCGCCCAGGTCCACGGCCTTGGCGGTCAGCAGCCGCGCGCTGTCCATCAGCCAGGCGTTGCCGCCGATGCGTGCCAGCGACTCCTGGATGCCTTCGAAGGCAGCCAGCGGAACATTGAACTGTTCGCGGATGTTGGCGTACTGGCCGGTGACCAGACTGGTGTATTTGGCAGCGCCAGTGCCCACGGCCGGCAGGGAGATGGAGCGGCCTACCGACAGGCAGTTCATCAGCATCATCCAGCCCTTGCCGAGCATGGCCTGGCCACCGATGAGGAAATCCAGCGGCACGAATACGTCCTTGCCGCTGTTGGGGCCGTTCATGAACGCGGCGCCCAGTGGCAGGTGGCGCTTGCCGATTTCGACGCCGGGCGTGTCGGTAGGGATCAGCGCCAGGCTGATACCCAGTTCTTCCTGCTCGCCCAACAGGTGGTCCGGGTCGTAGGCCTTGAACGCCAGGCCCAGCAGGGTGGCGACGGGACCGAGGGTGATATAGCGCTTTTCCCAGTTCAGCCGCAGGCCGATGACCTCTTCGCCGTTCCATTGCCCTTTGCAGACCACCCCGGTGTCAGGCATGGCGCCTGCGTCGGAGCCTGCCAGCGGGCCGGTGAGGGCGAAGCAGGGGATTTCATCGCCACGCGCCAGGCGTGGCAGGTAGTGGTTGCGTTGTTCGTCAGTGCCGTAATGCAACAGCAGTTCGGCCGGGCCGAGCGAGTTGGGCACCATCACGGTGGAAGCCAGGTCGCCGCTGCGGGTAGCCAGTTTCATCGCCACCTGGGAGTGGGCGTATGCCGAAAAGCCTTTGCCGCCGTACTCCTTGGGAATTATCAGGGCGAAGAAGCCATTCTGCTTGATATGCGCCCAGGCTTCGGGCGGCAGGTCCATGTCCTGGCCGATCTGCCAGTCGCTGACCATGGCGCACAGTTGTTCCGTCGGGCCGTCGATGAATGCCTGTTCTTCTTCGGTCAGCTGTGGAGCCGGGTAGGCGAGCAGGGTGCGCCAATCGGGACGGCCGCTGAACAGTTCGCCGTCCCACCACACGGTGCCGGCGTCGATCGCCTCGCGCTCGGTCTGCGACATCGGCGGCAGGGTGCGCTG of the Pseudomonas asiatica genome contains:
- a CDS encoding fimbrial protein; protein product: MKLLRLTLDRNLWLAGCSLALGLWTTAAQAGCAFDAGGSYMTYERDMGTFWVPRDAPVGTVIARGAMDTTNNEGAVINCFWNDLDIPTARLPNTAPVFSGSLPPIDGRNVDGYVMQTNVAGVGVYLELFDPFDGSAPNTFRPDHGRPTIPYTGTMASAGPFNLRISRLYGQAWLIKTGPIASGTQRIDGELFHGSIHHLGKVLEYRLRAEVNQAQCSLKADAVSADPVHLGDYKADDFKGVGTTTKPVPFHINLVDCKDASAPLPGTANVYIELDGIDGSKPTVPAQGRFSLTSASDADGVEIQLLRGDTSNPMPLQAEVRMKPVEIGITRLDFYARYYQSSPIVKPGSAEGALSFTVSYK
- a CDS encoding fimbria/pilus outer membrane usher protein; the protein is MSLALGYLGNRRSRLEASVYQNVGDRSSLSLTFSQDTYWQTNYQRRQYQLQYNTQLGKVGVNLFATQALDTSNHASRSFGLSLNLPLDFRRQQQASFDLRHENGHYSERASLNGGLLDSRLSYNTALTNDNQGRKSAALSMAYQGSQASIGMGYTEASDYRSLSLNASGAVLLHDEGVAFGSHLGETMALVHVPGVPGVGVQNTPAARTNAEGYALIPYLRPYRLNNLVLQTDDLSPEVVIGNASQQVVPRRGAVMKASFNAEHVSRLVLTLLQANGAPVPFGAQVVDADGVTLGVVGQAGQALVSARRAGHQQIQVIWGGAGDDVCQLSIDPQALEQDGGYRLKTLNCPLPQAGASAALPDEKPQETLL
- a CDS encoding autotransporter outer membrane beta-barrel domain-containing protein codes for the protein MNDVAVGTGAHLNMQASTIEAQRADGVDLVAGASASIAGNSRVVSDRFGLRLQHDGSTGASALVSDSHVEGGRAGALVSAASRLVLQGSTLVGNGTAPAAQLFGNAELSAQGSSVVGATDGLLVLADPTFSGAARINLVGSRVEGQDGSAIVVGHSLIGPTKADIVVASGSSLVASNGNLLEVVGGSEATMTVDNSHLVGDVRVEAGSSAALILDNQASLTGHLENVAGLTLNNQARWNMVQSSQVGSLAMNGGVVRFGEPGQYQRLTLGTLAGSGTFIMDADFTTGATDFLEVGNATGSHSLLVGSSGADPVSENALHLVHAAAGDASFSLVNGPVDLGAFSYELVQRGNDWFLDGTRKVISPGTASVLALFNTAPTVWYGELTTLRSRMGELRLDERKAGGWARAYGNKYQVSDNAGSPYSQVQRGFSIGVDAPLPFGDGQWLAGVMAGHSSSDLDLIRGSSAEVKSYYLGLYATWLDAQSGYYFDGVMKANRFDNSAKVALSDGQRSKGDYDNLGLGMSAEFGRNIDLGQGYFVEPYTQWAMVTIQGKDYHLDNGLKAQGDDTRSLLGKAGATVGRTVQLGKGRQVQPYVRLAYAHEFVGSNEVKVNDNRFDNDLSGSRAEFGMGVAISLNERMQLHADFDYANGEKIEQPWGANVGFRYSW
- a CDS encoding fimbrial biogenesis chaperone, producing the protein MRHPTSSKFNLTSAYALAICMLLLAPFSANAALTISSTRIIQPSDRQSTSIVVANPSNRAYAAQAWINTEADDSTTAVPLIASPALFRIDPGSEQTVQLNRLPNDLPKDRESLFFFNLQEIPQANDKPDNVLNIALRTRIKVFFRPSQLKGRPQNHLKNLTWSVQSIDGKPHLVVDNPSPYYFTFNQLTLISPKGSEKIDARKMAIPLGRQTYPLKTLSAQGNLKVDFTTINDYGAITPAMSSPARRS
- a CDS encoding fimbrial protein, whose product is MKKTLLAIAFGLASSTAFADTGTITFAGSIKPGGTCPIDLVIPGTGTSIPRLEMGSLRAEDFPATGSKSKLVRFALKVTPGAGCVVGTQDGYVTYKPVYDTAGTKLYGLDRIDPDAAKGIALAILDRAQNYVEPNKESIAYPLDDTLPSEMDFFAHYESTANTVEPGHANVLVEYTFALK
- a CDS encoding PA2817 family protein, producing the protein MANPHLEYHLQLLNHLRTILVALGEAEQVPEESHTLFLERFDELLTLLPQDPLESQYLGQDLICQVIQRYPQIAHLVPRDLLWFFGGDCLHYMPDEELDLYQQLEERRYEAEQSGEAFDWHQQKRLMSQAHGDNTQH
- a CDS encoding acyl-CoA dehydrogenase, with product MLLLWLVVLVIGAAYLTHRRLAPLQILGIMAAYVLLMGIFSSAPGWLLTLIWIVLALKVALVALPEWRRKVFTGPVFKWFQRTLPPMSQTEREAIDAGTVWWDGELFSGRPDWRTLLAYPAPQLTEEEQAFIDGPTEQLCAMVSDWQIGQDMDLPPEAWAHIKQNGFFALIIPKEYGGKGFSAYAHSQVAMKLATRSGDLASTVMVPNSLGPAELLLHYGTDEQRNHYLPRLARGDEIPCFALTGPLAGSDAGAMPDTGVVCKGQWNGEEVIGLRLNWEKRYITLGPVATLLGLAFKAYDPDHLLGEQEELGISLALIPTDTPGVEIGKRHLPLGAAFMNGPNSGKDVFVPLDFLIGGQAMLGKGWMMLMNCLSVGRSISLPAVGTGAAKYTSLVTGQYANIREQFNVPLAAFEGIQESLARIGGNAWLMDSARLLTAKAVDLGEKPSVLSAILKYHLTERGRECIQHAMDVHGGKAIIMGPNNYLGRNWQGAPIFITVEGANILSRNLMIFGQGAIRCHPFVLKEMALAGREDRDQALREFDYLLMKHIMFAAGNAASTLILSLGLGRLESVPGDALSQGYFRALNRQAAAFAMLADLSMMLLGGALKRRERLSARLGDVLSYLYLASAALKRYHDLGSPEHMQPLLRWAMEESLGQAETALDRLLDNFPNRFVGCALRILVFPFGRRHTGPSDELDAEVAALIGRSKGDPALEELLAGCFRPQGEGDPVAALQRACDLLDETVPLYKALHQAIKEGKVQPAPGQSLIDAAVEHGALQPTEGQRLREAEQARRAIIDVDAFDKTQLLLGQGKVR